The Colletotrichum destructivum chromosome 7, complete sequence genome contains the following window.
GCGTTTGATGGCAGACAAGCCGTCCGTCTGTAAGTGTCAGAGACGGCAGGCGGGAGACTAGTTGACGAGCCGTTGACAACCATCACTAACACTGGATGCAGACCTCCACATCCTGGTGACGGACCCAAAGCACCAGCGGCGCGGGGCGGGATTGCAGCTGCTGACGCCCGTGATGCAAGAAGCTGTTCGGCTGGGCGTGCCCGTGTATCTGGAGTCATCGGAGCCCGGGCATCCTCTGTACACCAAGGCTGGGTTCAAGGATATCGAAGAGCATCGGGTCGACTTTAGCAAGTTTGGCGCATCGAAGCCTCACCTGTCGTGGGCCATGATCTGGGAGCTGCCAAACCGACGATGCCCTTAAGCAGGGTTGGCGGGCCATCTGCCGCTGTCGTGCATCGTGTGCATGGTGCGTATCCTCTGCATATTCTGCATTGTATGCGTCGAAGAAAGAATGTCCCCAGCTCGGAGAATGGGTGCCCGATGGTCATCTGATAATGGGTCACTTCGACCGGCGTTGAGGCCCGAACGGCGACTTTTGATAGGACATGTTGGACGGAAAAGTCATATGCCGCCACAATTGATTAGAGGAAACACATTCTGTTTGTTGTTGGGCCAGCTGCATCACCCCGTTGTGCAGGGTCCTTCGTAGTGTATGCGTGTACTGTGTCTGTCTGCGTGCCTGGGAGTTTGGACTGACTGAAtggagatggatggatggtgaaGAGCTGTGCCTGTTCCGCCCTCCACAGTGCAGAATGCACAGTCTCACAGTGACACAGTGTTGCAGTGGTACTGTTGGGAGCTTCCCCGACGCAGTGGAGCGGAAGGAGCCGATCGAGCGAAAGGAGGCCCATAATTTGACGACTGCCCGATAACGATTACACTTGCACCACCTGTTGGCTGGGCACGCAGTGGCCGCCGAACGGCACCTGGCTTCAGGCACAAGGTGCCAGCCAGTACACGGGCCCCACTGTCGGCGCTGGAAATGATGATGAAATCACTTTGGTTATTCCTTCCTCACAGTATCTGTACAATGGAGGGGCCCCCCGGACCTGTGACAGCTAAACTCCGAAGCAGAGCACCGACACATCCTGTccctcccatccatcccatccggCCTTTGCCTGCTTCCCTCTTGCTCAACCCCATGGCCGCTATCTTGTGGGATCAGAGCTCCTACCTCGAATAGCTCACCACTCACGGATCGGCAACATGTCGTACGTCGCGCCCATCCACAGGCCAAGCAGCATACGGCAGGCCTTGAGCATACGCCTGtcggaggacgacgagaccgagAGCTTGCTGGTAGCGTAagttcgccgccctccccacTGCCCTGCCCCTCCATTGATCCGACCCGGCCCAGACTCTTCGCAATGCCCTCATGCCTCCTCCATGATGCATTGGGCCCTGCTTTCTGACACCCTCCAAGGAGATCCAATAGACTCGAAGTATGGCGCGTCACGCCCACCGACATGTACATGCTCGGCTCGGCCGCAGTTTACGGCACCATCCTTTTCCTCCAGCGCCTGCGGCCCAAAGACACTATGGCCGACCTGCTGTTTGTTGGTACCGATCGATTCCAATACTTCACGGCGAGATGGGACCCCACAACCCAGAGACTGCAAACCGAGCAGGTCatcgaggatgccgccgaacCTCACATGCGCGACGCCCAGAGTCAGGATAGGTGCCTGGTAGACCCGACAGGCAAGTTCATGGCCATGCACCTGTGGGAGGGCGTCTTGAACGTCATGCGCCTGGGAACGCGCAAGGGAACCTTTACTCGCCTCGACGATTCATGGGAGCGGGTTCGCCTGTCGGAGCTTTTCGTCAAGGCCAGCACGTTCGTGCCCACCGAAACCGGCCACCCAACGGTTGCCTACTTATATCAGTCCCAGATCGAGAAGGAAGATGCACACCTCGCCATATATAGGCTCATGAGCGATGACAAGAACACAACCGTGTCAAGGTTCGATCCCAGTAGGGATCGGGAGTTCGAGCTGGAGATTAAGGACCCATATGCGCGCATCGTCATACCCGTGCCCATCGTGGAAGACGAGGTCAAGCGTTACCACAAGAGAGACACCACAGGGGCGAAAGCCCAGCTGGGCGGCTTGATTGTCGTCGGAGAGACGATGTTGGTCTACGTCGACACTCTGACACGTaccgtcgtcgagagcggGCTCAGCAGCCCTGCCATCTTCGTCGCGTGGGCCGCCTACGACGACACGAATTACTTCCTCTCTGACGATTACGGAAATCTTCATCTCCTGACGATTGAAACCGAGGGTGTCGTCGTCATAAACCTCTCCCTGAGAACATTAGGCGTGACCTCTCGCGCGTCCTGCTTGGTGCATATGGGAAATGGCTTGCTTTTCCTAGGCTCTCATTACGGCGATTCCCAGCTTCTCCAGATCAACATGGAGAGCCTGAAAACGAGGCTCGTCCAAACCATTCCCAGCATTGCCCCTATCCTCGACTTTTCCATAATGGACCTGGGAAACGCCGGGGATAGCCAGGTCGGTAATGCTTTCTCCTCGGGCCAGGCCCGCATCGTCGCTGGCTGCGGCGTTCATCAAAACGGCAGTCTACGGAGCATTCGAAGCAGTGTAGGTCTCGAAGATATTGGCGTTCTCGAGGACTTGCAGGATGTCCGCGGGCTGTTCAGTCTCCGATCACACGGCTCGCCCAAAGTTGACACTCTAGTTGTTTCCTTCATCACCGAGACCCGAATCTTCAGCTTTGATCCAGAAGGGGGCATCGAGGAGGTGTTTGAATTTCAAGGGCTTGCCTTGGACAGACCAACACTAATTGCGACAACTCTTCCCGACGGCCGCCTGTTGCAGGTCACATCCACCACCGTGACGCTTCTTGAATCCGAGAGGGGCATCACTTTGAACACCTGGGCAGTACCGGATGGTAAGGCTATTGTCAATGCGTCGGCCAATAATAAGTGGGTGCTATTGTCCATCAATGGCACGACCCTGGTGTCTCTAAACCTGTCGAACAATCTGTCGGCTCAAGAGCAAGTCTTGGGTCGCGACATTGGAGGTCATGAGGATCAGATCTCCTGCATCCACGCCGCTAGTGATCTCGATGACGTTGGCGTGGTCGGTTTTTGGGCGACTGGTTCGGTATCCATCATCGACCTCCGCACACTCGATGCCCTCCACGGGGAGACTATCAAGCAAACCGACGACAGTGTGTCTGTTCCAAGGGACCTGGCCCTAGTGCAACTTCACCCGCAACACCTTCTGGGCCCTACACTCTTTGTAGCCATGGAAGATGGCCAGGTGGTGTCGTTCAACGTTTCAAAGCAGGACTTCTCCTTGTCTAGCCGCAAGAGCGTTACACTGGGTAGCCAACAGGCCGGTCTGCACGTTCTTCCCCGgccaggcggcgagggcatcAGCAATATCTTCGCCACCACCGAGCACTCCAGCCTTATCTACAGCTCAGAGGGACGCATCATCTACTCGGCAGCCACCGCCGAAGACGTCACGTACATCGCGCCTTTCGACTCGGAGGCTTTCCCCGACGCCATCTTCCTTGCCACGGACCAAAATATCCGGATCGCCCACATCGACGCCGAAAGAAGAACCCATGTCAACCCATTGCCGCTGCGCGAGACAGTTCGCAGGGTGGCGTACTCGCCGGCATTACGGGCTTTCGGCATCGGAACCATTCGCCGGGAACTCGTCAATAATGAAGAAGTAGTCACCAGCTCGTTCCGGCTTGTCGACGAAATCGTACTTGGAGTTGTTGGAAAACCGTTCCACCTCGACGGTTCGACGTCAACGGAGATGGTTGAGAGCGTCATCAGAGCAGAACTGCCGGACAGTATGGGCCAGCCCGCCGAGAGATTTATCATTGGTACGAGCTACTTGGCCGATCCGGAGATTGACGAGAACAGCGACGTTAGAGGACGCattctcgtcctcggtgtGGATTCCGACAAAAACCCTTACCTGATTGTGAGCCACGAGCTGAAAGGCGCCTGCCGGAGCCTTGGTATCATGGGCGAGAAGCTTGTCGCCGGCCTGAGCAAGACGGTGGTGGTATATGAGTATGCTGAGGAGTCGAGCACTTCAGGCGCACTGCGCAAGCTGGCCACATTTCGACCTTCGACGTTCCCTGTTGACATTGACGTCAACGGAAACATGATTGGTATCGCCGATTTGATGCAGTCAATGACTTTGGTTGAGTTCATTCCAGCCCAAGATGGAAACAAGGCCAAGCTTGTGGAGCGAGCCCGTCACTTCCAGTACATCTGGGCCACCTCGGTATGCCACCTAGAAGGGCACTCGTGGCTGGAAGCGGATGCTCAGGGCAACCTGATGGTGCTGCGGAGGAATCCCGACGCGCCGACAGAGCATGACCAGAAGCAGATGGAGGTAACGAGCGAGTTCCACCTTGGTGAACAAGTCAACAAAATCCGGCCACTCGACATCACGCCCAACGAGAACGACCCCATCGTACCTAAGGCGTTCCTTGCGACGGTAAGACGATTCCAACGTCCGATACTACGTGCAAGAAACTAACAGCTCACAGGTTGAGGGGTCGCTTTATGTATTTGCGGACATCAAGTCGGAATACCAAAGTCTCTTGCTTCAATTCCAGGAGAGACTGGCGGATGTGGTCAAAACCCTGGGACAGGCAGGCGGCGACTCTACTTCGGGCCTGTCCTTCATGGCGTGGCGAGGCTTCAGAAATGCCAAACGGGCCGCGGACGGGCCTTTCCGGTTCGTCGATGGCGAGTTGATTGAGCGCTTCTTAGACTTGGACGAGGCAAAACAAGAGGCCGTCGTTCAAGGTCTTGGTCCAACAGTCGAAAATATGCGGAAcctggtcgaggagctgaagCGCATGCATTAAAGCATCATATGTACATGAAGGGATATTTTGAGAGAGGGGAGTTTAGCGGGAACGGGGCGAGCATTAGTGACGACCCCGACAGATTAGATACTGTAATTCTGGGTTTCAGGTTCGCAAAAGGCTACAATTGACTTGCGGTAGAAGAACTACAGATGAGTCAATTGGGCCCTGCAACCCCGATGCACAAGTCAATGGATGATGGCCAAGTTGGGAATGCTAGAATTTGCCGCCGGGATGCGTTGCGTTAATGGGGGCCTTGCAGATATCCACAGTAACGCTGTCATCACTCGTGCCACTCCGGAAAGGGCCGGGTCCCAGCTGTCTCCACCAGCCAATCAAGGGCCGCCAATTTCAGAAACGTTATGCCTGAGGCCATAGGTCAGAAAGCTTTCCGGCAATCCCAATCCTCAAACCACGAGCATCACGAAAAAAGACGCTCTCCTAACCCCCCAAACGTCATCCCTCCCCCAATTGCATCTCGCAACTAGCAGCTTTCGCCGCAAACCGCCTCCTCTccgctcttcctcctccccggaTATCACGAGATGGCGCCCCTCGCACACGCATCCCGCACCTGCCTGCGGCAGCTGGCGCGAAGCAGCCCTTCCGCGACGACGGCTGCGCGCGCCCTcagcacctcggccgcccggAACGActcgacggccgcgagcTACTCTAGCCCCTTCAAGGGCGCCCAGGCTGGCAACAAGATCCCCGACTTCAGCAAGTACATGAGCAAGGGTTCCGCCAGCAACAACCAGCTCTTCGGATACTTCATGGTCGGCACCATGGGCGCCATCACCGCTGCCGGTGCCAAGTCTACTGTCCAGGGTAGGGAAGCCCTTCCATTGCCTCGAGAACCGGCATCCGAGAAGcgaaagacgatgatggaggcATTGGGGAAGAGCACAGTTGTGTTGGAAATAGTAGGCTGACGGATTGTGCCACATTGCAGAGTTCCTCGTCAACATGTCCGCCTCAGCCGACGTTttggccatggccaaggtcgaggtcgacctctCCACCATCCCCGAGGGCAAGAACGTGAGTGGCCTGACAACAGTAGTCCCGAACGGCTTTGGCCCTGCGGAACGGCTATACTGACATCTGCGGACAACAGGTCATCATCAAGTGGAGAGGCAAGCCCGTCTTCATCCGCCACCGCAcccaggccgagatcgacgaggccaacAAGGTCTCCGTTTCCTCCCTCCGTGACCcccaggccgacgaggaccgTGTCAAGACCCCCGAGTGGCTCATCATGCTGGGTACGTTTTCTTATTTTTATCTTTCTCGGTAACAATCTCAACAATGAACGATGTGTGTGCCGGGCTGTTGGAGGAGGTGGCGCGCCCCAGCCGATCAGCCACGGCCTCTTGGCATCTGTATTTTTGGACTTTGTCACTGCTGCGACGAGTCACCTGCTAATATGAGTTTCTCCTTAGGTGTCTGCACGCACTTGGGTTGTGTTCCcatcggcgaggccggcgactTCGGCGGTTGGTTCTGCCCCTGCCACGGATCCCACTACGACATTTCCGGCCGCATCAGAAAAGGACCTGCTCCCCTCAACCTCGAGATCCCCGAATACGACTTCCCTGAGGATGGCAAGCTGGTCATTGGTTAAGTAGTATCTCTGTAAGAATATAAAGACGCAACGCGGGGGAAGGGAGAATAGTGAGGAATCGAGGATGGGGAGAGCAAGGCCCGGGTCCCCCTTCGAGGAGACGCTGGCGTTGATGGCAACAACAACGAACTACTAGAACACTTTTTTTTATTCTTTGCATCGGGAACGACGAGCCGTGGGTGCCGGTTTTGGGTCCCCCGTCccaaagagagaaagaggtcaattttctttttgttttcttaGACGTGTCCCCCCGGGCAATGATGCCAATGTACAAAAGTCACACGAGCGTCCAGGAACAATGAGTAGCCTCGCCACTTGCTAATAGCCAACCGTCGGCCTGGGGTTTGTGATCTTCGCGCGGCGAGTGATGATGGACTGATGACAGCGTACAGACAAGTCTGGGATGGATATTTCTGGCaagggttttttttttgtttttgttttttttgcGAGAATGGGAAGCGTACATGTGACGGCATCTGACGGTGCTCAAACGGAGGCGAACGGGCCTCGGTACCGGGCTTTTCGAACAATGGCCAGGGTCCGAGCTTGGATACGGAAGCCGCCAGAGGTCGAGGCTTTTCGGCCAACTCTTGTAGGCGAGGCCGCTACGTTCCTCAAGGCGCGGGACTTGACCGACGTGTTCGGGTCGATCAGACTGGGCCCCGCGGCCATGCGACAGCAGGCTTCGACGCTCAGATGGGCACACGCGCCACACTTTTGAATTCTCTCCGATCCCATGGACTTGTCGGCGCATTGCCTGACAGGTGTGACGCGTTGATGTTTGGGACGACGGTCTCAGTAGCATGGGGGGCATGAAGCGGGACGACAGTGATGGAGAAACGGGGGACCGTCTTGATGGCAACCAATTGAGTGCTGGAGAAGACGTCCGAGAGGACGGATGAGGTAGGTGAAAGAGGAGACGGGCCGGAGGTGTGGAGGGAGAGGTAAATGGAGAAGGCTAGGGAGTTGAGAGGGTTGTCAATCGCCCCGACGACAGTGAGGGCATCTGTCCTGTTATGAGGTGTATTCAGGGTGTGGAAGCAGACAGACTCACCCCGTCCGCTGTCTTTTACCCATGGCAAGTTCTCGACTCACCACCAGTGCTCCCCCTTGGAGTTCATAAACGGGATGTGCGAGTTGCTGTCGACGATGATTGTATCCAAACCCTGTGTTCGCGGCAAAGATATGGGCATTATAGCCGCAGATAATGAGATGACACTCGGAGCATGCATGAACCAGGCAGAACCAGGCAGAACCGTCCAAACTGGTCTACAACATGGCTATTACTGTAGATCCAGACACACATTCCGCCCGCGGAAACAAGCAGCAGATGGGACGGCAGATATTTCAGGGCTCCGCCTTGTCGCAGAGAGTATGGATACAGCACCTAAACAGCAGAAGCACAAGTATcaaacaccaacaccaacaccaaaCACCAcaacgtcgacatcgccagTGGTGACGGCGGGGACCGGGGTCTGTTACCTCCCAGACCCTTGTCTTCCCCTACTCCACacgcaaaaagaaaaaacggAACCAAGCGAACCAATAAGATCCTCCAAAGGAGcggctgggggggggggcggctCGGGGGATGGATGAGACGCTGTTCCGCGACAGGTGCTGTCTGATTTGCGTGATCCTCAAACTCTGCTGAACTTCAGTGTCCCTTTCTTTGCGTCAGGGACAGGGGGCCGGAGAGAATCACATCACGGCTGATGATCTGAGTGATGAGGCTCCTTTTTAAGTTTGATATTGGGCGGGCATGGCGGCTGTCAGTGCCTAGAGGAAACATTTTGGAGTTTGTCAAGTAGTGATGAGTTGGAGGAGTGAGACCGAGAGACTATGAGACGGTTCGAAGTCTCTCGGATCTGAGACATCGAAAGGCTGTGACGACTCAGCTCTCGATATGATCTTTTGAACGTTGCGGCAAACGCAAATGTTACCTAACGAAGCCGCTCCACCGCATCCGTCTCATCGATCGAGCTCCGATTATTCTTATCTCACCCTGCCCTGCTATCCCCTCGACGGTCCCATCACCCTCACCCGGACCAGCTCCCGAAACGAGGGGGGCTTCGACCAGCCCAGACAGGCTCGAGCCGCGCTCTCCAGCCAACGGGACGGGATGAACTCTTGGCTCGCACAGCATCGCGTACCAACTCCTCCTGTCCGTGTGGGCTCCCACATTCGGAGGACAGTCCAGCCGGATGTCCCTGATTCCACTCCTCCCAAGGGGGCAACGGGCTCCATTTCTGGCAATACGTGGCTGCCAAGCCGCTTCGAGAGCCGGTGCAAACAGCGGACATCCTGATGGTCGACGGGCTGGCCTTTCCCAAGCAAGTTGCTCAGGGGAGATTTCGTCCGTCAATGTCGCGGCTGTGAGACGAATCCAACATGCCAGCGGGCTCTGACAccagccccccctctctctcctggcTAATGGATGCTGTGTCAAGTCACAGTTAGGTCGTATATAagtcgtcgtcttcttcggtTTTAGTTCTGAGGAGGAAACTGTTACTACTTCTCATTAAGCACTTTCGTCGACCACAGCCTTCTCCTTCGTTCAGTTCCTGGGAACTCCCTTTTGTTGTGTATTCCTATCTTTGTTTCATTCTCTATATCAGATCCTTTTAGGCCGGTCCTTCTTTTTATACAATATTGTTTCGACTGTATCATTCACATAACGACGTTTCGACAGAATAAACAGACCTCGTCCCCAATATCTCCCACAATGAAGTTCCAAACCCCCACCGTCCTtgcggccctcgtcgccctcgccgctgccgaggtGCCCCAGGAACACTCGCACGAGAAGTACCTCCGGGCCGTCAACGCCCTACTGAAGCAGGACAACCCCAACAACAttgtcgacgccgtcttcggcctgctcggcaacgccgccgccgccgacggcgcgggcgacgtgACGAACCTCGACTGCCTGCACCAGGTGACGGCCGACTCGGCCTTcagcgccgccaaggccgccggcgacgtcgacggcatggccagcgccctcgtcttccgcgccgtcgagcgcaACACGGGGTCCGTCGGCCTCAAGAGCGTGCTGTacgacgagacggccgtGAACCCGGAGATAGCGGCCCTGAGCCAGCACCAGGACCCGGCGTCGGagaacgccgccgaggagaacaAGGCCATCACGCTGGAGCTGGCGCGGCAGCTCGCGGCCGTCGGGGCCGACCCGCAACTCGCGCTCGACTCGGGCACTTTTGCCCCTGGTGATGTGAGTACCCGGATGTGTATACTTTCTGTGAGAGCGAGATTGGCTGACACGGAGATAGGTCAACGACGCCACAGGGGCCGGGAACACCtgtgacgacgccgacgatgccgaaggGTGCATCTTCACCCAGGGTCTGCTCGTTCAGGACGCCACTCCCGAGGAGATCGATGCTGCCGTGgccgaaggcgccggcggtgcgggCGGAAACGCCGGGAACGCCGGCggtgatgctgctgccgacgacggtgctgCCGGTAAGCTCTCCAAGGTCACCTTGAAATTGTGTTGCGGGTAACCGGAACTGACGATACTTCAGCATGCCCTGCCGGCAACGCGACCGAGAGCGCCGCGAACTCAACGAGCGCCGCGACCAGACTGCGCACCAGGGTCCGCCGCAACACTCCCGTCCCGAGGAGTCCCTTGAGCAAGGCGGTCCTGTCCCAACGCGGCGCCGCGGCTACGGTGCGCCGCCAGAACAACAACGGCACTGCTGACGCCGGTGATGACGCAGACAACGCGGACAACAACGCAGGcaacgacgccgccaccgggACCACCAACAACGTCCAGACTTTCAcgggcgacctcggcggccccgCGCCGCCCGTGTCCTCTTCCGCGTCCTCGGACAAGCCGTTCGAGGTCAACGGCGCGACGTTCCTCAACGCGGGCGCGGCGCTGCAGCGGTCGTGCGCGGTGCAGCACAA
Protein-coding sequences here:
- a CDS encoding Putative rieske iron-sulfur protein, producing the protein MAPLAHASRTCLRQLARSSPSATTAARALSTSAARNDSTAASYSSPFKGAQAGNKIPDFSKYMSKGSASNNQLFGYFMVGTMGAITAAGAKSTVQEFLVNMSASADVLAMAKVEVDLSTIPEGKNVIIKWRGKPVFIRHRTQAEIDEANKVSVSSLRDPQADEDRVKTPEWLIMLGVCTHLGCVPIGEAGDFGGWFCPCHGSHYDISGRIRKGPAPLNLEIPEYDFPEDGKLVIG
- a CDS encoding Putative cleavage/polyadenylation specificity factor, A subunit, which codes for MSYVAPIHRPSSIRQALSIRLSEDDETESLLVARSNRLEVWRVTPTDMYMLGSAAVYGTILFLQRLRPKDTMADLLFVGTDRFQYFTARWDPTTQRLQTEQVIEDAAEPHMRDAQSQDRCLVDPTGKFMAMHLWEGVLNVMRLGTRKGTFTRLDDSWERVRLSELFVKASTFVPTETGHPTVAYLYQSQIEKEDAHLAIYRLMSDDKNTTVSRFDPSRDREFELEIKDPYARIVIPVPIVEDEVKRYHKRDTTGAKAQLGGLIVVGETMLVYVDTLTRTVVESGLSSPAIFVAWAAYDDTNYFLSDDYGNLHLLTIETEGVVVINLSLRTLGVTSRASCLVHMGNGLLFLGSHYGDSQLLQINMESLKTRLVQTIPSIAPILDFSIMDLGNAGDSQVGNAFSSGQARIVAGCGVHQNGSLRSIRSSVGLEDIGVLEDLQDVRGLFSLRSHGSPKVDTLVVSFITETRIFSFDPEGGIEEVFEFQGLALDRPTLIATTLPDGRLLQVTSTTVTLLESERGITLNTWAVPDGKAIVNASANNKWVLLSINGTTLVSLNLSNNLSAQEQVLGRDIGGHEDQISCIHAASDLDDVGVVGFWATGSVSIIDLRTLDALHGETIKQTDDSVSVPRDLALVQLHPQHLLGPTLFVAMEDGQVVSFNVSKQDFSLSSRKSVTLGSQQAGLHVLPRPGGEGISNIFATTEHSSLIYSSEGRIIYSAATAEDVTYIAPFDSEAFPDAIFLATDQNIRIAHIDAERRTHVNPLPLRETVRRVAYSPALRAFGIGTIRRELVNNEEVVTSSFRLVDEIVLGVVGKPFHLDGSTSTEMVESVIRAELPDSMGQPAERFIIGTSYLADPEIDENSDVRGRILVLGVDSDKNPYLIVSHELKGACRSLGIMGEKLVAGLSKTVVVYEYAEESSTSGALRKLATFRPSTFPVDIDVNGNMIGIADLMQSMTLVEFIPAQDGNKAKLVERARHFQYIWATSVCHLEGHSWLEADAQGNLMVLRRNPDAPTEHDQKQMEVTSEFHLGEQVNKIRPLDITPNENDPIVPKAFLATVEGSLYVFADIKSEYQSLLLQFQERLADVVKTLGQAGGDSTSGLSFMAWRGFRNAKRAADGPFRFVDGELIERFLDLDEAKQEAVVQGLGPTVENMRNLVEELKRMH